The following proteins are encoded in a genomic region of Leptospira fainei serovar Hurstbridge str. BUT 6:
- a CDS encoding MetQ/NlpA family ABC transporter substrate-binding protein → MSKKIIIASIIAFAFLFGCKKGEAPNLPGDRKNLKIGICPGPYGDLLKKAVFPILEKKGYRFEIVQFSDYIQPNLALASGDIDANLFQHVPYLKKFSADKGLKLAAIINVPTAPMSVFAGKTKHPKDLKDDGSIALPNDPTNQLRALKLFQELGFIKVNPEANPAKASLKDIAENKKRIKFLPLEAAQLPRSLESADFAAINGNFAIASGLDLTKAVILETLAEEHKNIIVVRDSEKDSVFAKDIVEAIKSSEFAAVIDKDFKGFQKPEWFGQKK, encoded by the coding sequence ATGAGCAAAAAAATAATAATCGCATCGATTATCGCCTTCGCATTTTTATTCGGATGTAAAAAAGGTGAGGCGCCAAACCTGCCGGGGGATAGAAAAAATTTAAAAATCGGAATCTGCCCGGGTCCGTACGGTGATCTACTTAAGAAGGCTGTTTTTCCGATTCTGGAAAAGAAAGGATATCGTTTCGAAATCGTCCAATTTAGCGATTACATTCAACCAAATTTAGCGTTGGCAAGCGGGGATATCGACGCAAATCTTTTTCAACACGTTCCGTATTTGAAAAAGTTCTCCGCCGATAAAGGGTTAAAGTTGGCGGCCATTATCAACGTTCCGACTGCACCAATGTCCGTCTTCGCCGGAAAGACGAAACACCCCAAGGACTTAAAAGACGACGGCTCTATTGCTCTTCCTAACGATCCGACAAACCAACTTAGGGCGTTAAAGCTTTTCCAAGAACTCGGCTTCATTAAAGTAAACCCGGAAGCGAACCCTGCGAAGGCTTCTCTAAAGGATATAGCGGAAAATAAAAAACGGATCAAATTTTTGCCCTTGGAAGCCGCTCAGCTTCCTCGCTCGCTGGAAAGCGCGGATTTTGCCGCTATCAACGGAAATTTCGCAATCGCATCCGGATTAGATCTGACAAAGGCGGTCATCTTGGAGACTTTAGCGGAGGAGCACAAAAACATTATCGTAGTACGGGACAGTGAGAAAGATTCCGTTTTTGCAAAAGATATCGTAGAGGCGATAAAATCCTCCGAATTCGCCGCAGTCATAGATAAAGATTTTAAGGGATTCCAAAAACCAGAATGGTTCGGACAGAAAAAATAG
- a CDS encoding alpha/beta fold hydrolase — MKLYRSFTLVLILFSLESCTSFKEWRMTEEEAFEDFSKSGIPYRDIASSDQSLDTIHSVVVGCDYNSPRDIIVFVHGSPGNWIHYWSYLKDSELLQRYCMISIDRPGFGRSGDPLPDINLQAKRIIDSLSLLRLPPPKKKYVLVGHSYGGPVAARIAALKESKITHLVLLAAALDPEKEELKWYNRIADTKIARLLLPSSLIVSNEEMIPMKRQLKDIESDWKMIRSATYIVQGGKDTLVDPENTEFVRRLFPKGSVKEEILLPNGDHFLPWNSFPLIKRILLDIARE, encoded by the coding sequence ATGAAGCTTTATAGATCCTTTACTCTAGTTTTGATTCTTTTTTCGTTAGAAAGCTGTACATCCTTTAAGGAATGGAGAATGACCGAAGAGGAAGCCTTCGAAGATTTTTCCAAATCCGGGATTCCGTATCGGGATATCGCCTCATCCGATCAAAGCCTGGATACGATCCATTCGGTAGTAGTCGGGTGCGACTATAATTCTCCCCGAGATATTATAGTCTTTGTGCATGGTTCTCCTGGAAATTGGATCCACTATTGGAGCTATTTAAAAGATTCGGAATTGCTTCAAAGATATTGTATGATCAGCATAGATCGCCCCGGATTTGGACGATCCGGAGATCCATTGCCTGATATTAATCTTCAGGCTAAACGAATTATAGATTCCTTATCTTTACTCCGGCTTCCTCCTCCGAAAAAAAAATATGTGCTGGTCGGACATTCCTACGGGGGCCCCGTCGCGGCCAGAATTGCGGCGCTGAAAGAAAGTAAAATCACTCATTTAGTTTTATTGGCTGCGGCCCTAGATCCGGAGAAAGAGGAATTAAAATGGTACAATCGGATCGCGGACACGAAAATAGCGCGCTTGCTGCTTCCATCCTCTTTGATCGTAAGTAATGAAGAAATGATCCCGATGAAAAGGCAGTTGAAGGATATTGAATCGGATTGGAAAATGATCCGATCCGCAACCTATATCGTGCAAGGAGGAAAGGATACGTTAGTGGATCCCGAAAATACGGAATTCGTTCGACGCCTATTTCCCAAGGGTTCGGTTAAGGAGGAAATTCTCTTACCGAATGGGGATCATTTTCTACCGTGGAACAGTTTTCCGCTTATTAAACGAATCCTATTAGATATTGCCCGAGAATGA
- a CDS encoding adenylate/guanylate cyclase domain-containing protein, whose amino-acid sequence MKHRFLNLIFFLVGDPKKNSLEHRLFNSVALINGALNILGSIFLPENEYYLRILFLNLISGAALLLMYYLSRVKSIYYALYWPFNLTILIYLSSVWFLNGGSQGGNHYYFIPALVIATILLRDHNVFLVYGLYALFTMALYGIEYVHPNFIVAAETRGIKYSDLAGNYLFVQILTGILIFILARNLNVERAKSDNLLLNILPEAIADELKRNDKVLPVRYENASVLFTDMAGFTQIAETMTPEELLGELDSFFKYFDRISKRYGLEKIKTIGDAYMAAGGLPVPNFTHAVDAVLCGLEFQEFMRQQKIEKDREGLPSWSLRLGIHTGSVVAGVIGTEKFAYDIWGDTVNIASRMESSGVPGEVNISKETYDRVKDFFDCESRGLVKAKNKGEIEMYLVKGIKADLLDQGTKDTPSHAFWRLYSALEAKEKTRSVEVIPSSE is encoded by the coding sequence TTGAAACATAGGTTCTTAAACTTAATTTTCTTCCTCGTCGGAGACCCTAAAAAAAATTCCCTCGAACATAGATTGTTCAACTCCGTCGCCCTGATCAACGGAGCACTCAATATATTAGGCTCGATTTTTCTTCCGGAAAACGAATATTATCTTCGCATATTATTCTTAAATTTAATATCCGGAGCGGCCTTGCTTCTAATGTATTATCTTTCGCGAGTGAAGAGTATTTATTATGCATTGTATTGGCCGTTTAATCTCACGATTCTAATTTACCTTTCGTCCGTTTGGTTTCTGAACGGCGGTTCTCAAGGCGGAAATCACTATTATTTTATACCGGCTTTAGTAATCGCGACGATTCTGCTCAGGGATCATAATGTATTCTTAGTCTATGGACTCTATGCATTGTTCACGATGGCTTTGTACGGAATAGAATACGTTCATCCTAATTTCATAGTGGCGGCGGAAACTAGGGGGATCAAATACTCCGACCTAGCGGGAAATTATCTTTTCGTCCAAATACTTACAGGAATATTAATATTCATTTTGGCGCGAAATCTGAACGTGGAGCGGGCCAAGTCGGACAATTTGCTTCTAAATATTCTTCCTGAGGCGATCGCGGACGAATTGAAGAGAAACGATAAAGTCCTTCCGGTGCGTTATGAAAACGCATCCGTACTTTTTACGGATATGGCCGGATTTACGCAAATCGCGGAGACTATGACTCCGGAAGAACTCTTAGGCGAGCTGGATTCGTTCTTCAAATATTTCGATCGAATCTCCAAGCGTTACGGTTTAGAAAAAATTAAAACGATCGGCGATGCCTATATGGCTGCCGGCGGTTTGCCGGTTCCGAATTTTACTCATGCAGTCGACGCGGTACTTTGCGGACTCGAATTTCAGGAGTTTATGAGACAGCAGAAAATAGAAAAGGATAGGGAGGGATTGCCGAGCTGGTCATTGCGCTTGGGAATTCACACCGGAAGCGTAGTTGCGGGGGTGATCGGTACGGAAAAGTTCGCGTATGATATTTGGGGCGATACGGTTAATATAGCAAGTCGAATGGAAAGTTCTGGAGTACCGGGGGAAGTTAATATTTCGAAAGAGACGTATGATCGAGTGAAAGATTTCTTCGATTGCGAATCAAGAGGATTGGTAAAAGCGAAAAACAAAGGGGAAATAGAAATGTATTTAGTCAAGGGAATCAAAGCGGATCTTTTGGACCAGGGAACCAAGGATACTCCGAGCCATGCTTTCTGGCGTCTCTATTCCGCTTTGGAAGCGAAAGAAAAAACAAGATCAGTTGAAGTGATCCCATCCTCCGAGTAA
- a CDS encoding ATP-grasp domain-containing protein, translating to MNSDPCDEELLKLSDPMEFWPTWKLYLPLIPWIAFLSFRSIRLGSLSSLGFGTIAAANPGIPLGGLVGESKFEILNRLDQNYVLKNFLIDIPFRTSENILAQMKLIGLNFPIVIKPNAGQRGQGVRLARRIEDLNFILSESNVPLLVQEFHPGPYEAGIFYYRFPTEPAGKIFSITRKAFPRVTGDGRSTLEELVQMHPRFRIQIKVFKERFPQFWNRVLPNGNIFQLAEAGNHCQGALFLDGKDWITPELERSIEEATRPFEDFYFGRYDIRFSSVEELKSGKGFKIIELNGITSESTNLYDPRFSFRERYAILFKQWQLLFKIGRESKGKKAGLFPILRALWEFYKGDRKVPDLSN from the coding sequence ATGAATTCGGATCCTTGCGATGAGGAACTATTAAAGCTTTCGGACCCGATGGAATTTTGGCCGACTTGGAAACTGTATCTTCCCTTAATTCCTTGGATCGCTTTTTTGAGTTTCCGCTCGATTCGATTGGGTTCCCTATCCTCTTTGGGCTTCGGAACAATCGCGGCAGCCAATCCCGGGATACCGTTAGGCGGGTTAGTAGGCGAATCAAAGTTCGAAATTCTGAATCGGCTCGATCAAAATTACGTTTTAAAAAACTTTCTCATCGATATTCCCTTCCGCACTTCGGAAAACATTCTCGCACAAATGAAACTGATCGGCTTGAATTTTCCGATCGTCATAAAACCGAACGCAGGCCAAAGAGGTCAAGGGGTTAGACTTGCAAGGAGAATCGAGGACCTAAACTTCATCCTGTCCGAATCCAACGTTCCGTTACTCGTTCAGGAATTTCATCCGGGTCCGTACGAAGCCGGTATATTTTATTACCGCTTCCCTACCGAACCCGCGGGAAAGATTTTTTCCATCACTAGAAAAGCTTTTCCCCGAGTCACGGGCGACGGCCGCTCGACGCTGGAAGAACTAGTACAAATGCATCCTAGATTTCGCATCCAGATAAAAGTTTTCAAAGAAAGATTCCCTCAATTCTGGAACCGAGTCTTACCAAATGGAAATATTTTTCAACTCGCCGAGGCCGGCAATCATTGCCAAGGAGCCTTATTCCTTGACGGAAAGGATTGGATTACCCCTGAATTGGAAAGGTCGATAGAGGAAGCGACTCGACCGTTCGAAGACTTTTACTTCGGAAGATACGATATTCGCTTTTCTTCGGTGGAAGAATTAAAATCCGGAAAAGGATTCAAAATCATCGAGCTGAACGGAATAACTTCAGAATCGACCAATTTATACGATCCACGATTTTCCTTCAGAGAGAGATACGCGATCCTATTCAAACAATGGCAACTTCTCTTCAAAATCGGAAGAGAATCCAAAGGAAAGAAAGCCGGGCTATTTCCTATTTTACGAGCATTATGGGAATTCTATAAAGGAGATAGAAAAGTTCCCGACCTTTCTAATTAA
- the pstB gene encoding phosphate ABC transporter ATP-binding protein PstB produces MKDSHKVKIKSRHFNFFYGESQALHDISLDIHVKKVTAFIGPSGCGKSTFLRSINRMNDVIDGTQTEGKLEIDGINVYDPLMNVVELRKRVGMVFQKSFPFPKSIYENIAFGLKLNFKLPKSEMDQIVEESLRKAALWKEVKDRLDDSALGLSGGQQQRLCIARAIAMNPEVILMDEPCSALDPISTKKVEEFINEFKDSYTIVIVTHNMQQAARISDYTGLFYMGKLLEFDTTKKIFNDPSKKETEDYISGKFG; encoded by the coding sequence GTGAAAGACAGCCATAAGGTAAAAATCAAATCCCGCCACTTCAACTTTTTCTACGGGGAAAGCCAAGCTCTGCACGATATCTCCTTGGACATTCACGTAAAAAAAGTCACGGCTTTTATCGGTCCGTCGGGATGCGGAAAATCCACGTTCCTCAGATCCATCAACCGAATGAACGACGTCATCGACGGAACTCAAACCGAAGGAAAACTCGAGATCGACGGGATAAACGTCTATGATCCGTTAATGAACGTAGTCGAATTAAGAAAACGTGTCGGTATGGTGTTCCAGAAATCATTTCCGTTTCCCAAATCAATTTATGAGAACATTGCGTTCGGCCTGAAGCTGAATTTCAAACTTCCAAAGAGCGAAATGGATCAGATCGTGGAGGAAAGTCTTCGCAAAGCCGCGCTTTGGAAGGAAGTTAAAGATCGTCTAGACGACAGTGCCTTGGGACTTTCCGGAGGGCAACAGCAGCGACTTTGCATAGCAAGAGCGATCGCGATGAATCCCGAGGTTATTTTAATGGATGAACCTTGTTCCGCTTTGGATCCTATTTCGACGAAAAAGGTGGAGGAGTTTATCAATGAATTTAAGGACTCCTATACGATCGTAATCGTTACGCATAACATGCAACAAGCGGCTCGTATTAGCGATTATACCGGCCTCTTCTATATGGGAAAATTGCTCGAGTTCGATACCACCAAAAAAATCTTCAATGACCCGTCTAAAAAGGAGACCGAAGATTATATCTCCGGTAAATTCGGTTAG
- the pstA gene encoding phosphate ABC transporter permease PstA — protein sequence MKWKKVRLNRKRRLKDRIGTIIAEGIPMLATVLIVSIILIMLGNFVFRGILNVSWEFLSAVPKNNNLEGGIFPAIYGTVYLVFIMILFSIPIGTTTGIFLAEYTARNSWFTSMVRFAINTLAGVPSIVFGLFGVGFFIQFVGKGVDSIAGNPSPVWGKPAIIWAAATLAVLTLPVVIISVEETMRSIPREMREASLALGATKWQTIWKLVLPNSLTGILTGAILAIGRGAGEVAPILFVGVVYSLPDLPTKLTDQFMQLGYHLFVLATQSPDVDKALPKQYATTLVLLMLTFGMSFFATYFRYRIRKGKHKANT from the coding sequence TTGAAATGGAAGAAAGTCCGCTTAAACCGCAAAAGACGACTCAAAGATAGAATCGGAACTATAATTGCCGAAGGCATTCCGATGCTGGCTACCGTATTGATAGTCTCCATAATACTTATCATGCTCGGAAATTTCGTATTTCGCGGAATCTTGAACGTTTCCTGGGAATTCTTAAGCGCCGTTCCTAAAAATAATAACCTCGAAGGCGGAATATTCCCCGCGATTTACGGAACCGTATATCTTGTTTTTATTATGATATTATTTAGTATTCCGATCGGTACGACGACCGGAATATTTTTGGCGGAGTACACCGCGCGAAATTCCTGGTTCACTTCAATGGTCCGCTTCGCAATCAATACCTTAGCTGGAGTTCCCTCTATCGTATTCGGGTTATTCGGAGTCGGTTTCTTCATTCAATTTGTCGGGAAGGGTGTCGATTCGATCGCAGGAAATCCTTCTCCGGTTTGGGGCAAGCCGGCTATCATCTGGGCCGCCGCAACCTTGGCCGTCTTAACCCTACCCGTCGTGATTATATCGGTAGAAGAAACGATGCGAAGCATTCCCAGGGAAATGCGGGAAGCAAGCCTCGCGTTGGGCGCAACGAAATGGCAAACGATTTGGAAGTTAGTGCTTCCGAATTCGCTTACCGGTATTTTAACGGGGGCAATTCTTGCGATAGGACGCGGGGCGGGAGAAGTCGCACCGATTCTCTTCGTCGGAGTCGTATATTCGCTTCCCGATCTTCCCACCAAATTAACCGACCAGTTTATGCAGTTAGGATATCATTTATTCGTATTGGCGACTCAATCGCCCGATGTGGATAAAGCTCTTCCGAAACAATATGCGACGACTTTAGTCCTTTTAATGCTCACGTTCGGAATGAGTTTCTTTGCAACGTATTTTCGCTATCGTATTCGCAAAGGGAAACACAAAGCAAATACATAG
- the pstC gene encoding phosphate ABC transporter permease subunit PstC, with translation MGKFESLLRYLFYPKKRRVDSIAEATVKIVAGTSILLILLIFLFIFREASSLFFSKSPSNVSTESNAPASYGSAAPSEYNPDGASQTQLGPKLEAKESSQTETEPSLWENLTSSIWQPISTIPKFGILPLIVGTAKTTFIAILIGAPLAILAALNVTFFLPGRIREVIKPTIELLASFPSVVIGFFCLMDVATVVKEVFDLDFRLNAITGGIGLAIAVTPIIFTVAEDALNTVPQSYRQASLALGATEWQTAYRVMLPAALPGVFAAILLGIGRAFGETMIALMATGNAPLMSFGLFDPTRTFAATIGAEMGEVIWGSNHYNILFLLGVLLFLFTFSLNAVTELYVKKRLMRKFQGS, from the coding sequence ATGGGCAAATTCGAGTCTCTTCTAAGATATCTATTTTATCCTAAAAAAAGAAGAGTGGATAGTATCGCCGAGGCGACGGTTAAGATCGTCGCCGGCACTTCGATTTTGCTCATTCTGCTTATTTTCCTTTTCATATTTAGAGAGGCCTCTTCTCTATTCTTCTCAAAATCGCCGTCAAACGTCTCGACGGAAAGTAATGCACCCGCCAGCTACGGCTCGGCCGCTCCGAGTGAATACAATCCGGACGGTGCATCTCAAACTCAACTTGGACCGAAGTTGGAAGCCAAAGAATCGTCCCAAACTGAAACGGAGCCTTCCCTTTGGGAAAATCTAACGAGCTCTATCTGGCAGCCTATCTCTACGATTCCTAAGTTCGGAATTTTACCGTTAATCGTTGGAACGGCAAAAACTACGTTTATCGCAATCTTGATCGGCGCTCCTCTCGCAATTTTAGCAGCATTGAATGTAACTTTCTTCTTACCGGGAAGAATTCGTGAAGTTATCAAACCGACAATAGAACTGCTCGCAAGTTTTCCGTCAGTCGTAATCGGATTCTTTTGCCTTATGGATGTCGCGACGGTAGTAAAAGAAGTCTTTGATTTGGATTTTCGATTAAACGCAATTACCGGCGGAATCGGCTTAGCAATAGCCGTAACTCCGATCATTTTCACGGTGGCCGAAGATGCGTTAAATACGGTTCCTCAGTCGTATAGACAGGCCTCCTTGGCTCTAGGCGCTACGGAATGGCAAACCGCATATAGAGTGATGTTACCTGCCGCTTTACCGGGAGTATTTGCCGCGATTTTACTCGGAATCGGTCGAGCTTTCGGCGAAACAATGATAGCCTTGATGGCGACCGGAAACGCTCCTTTAATGTCTTTCGGATTGTTCGATCCGACGCGGACGTTCGCTGCCACCATCGGCGCAGAAATGGGGGAAGTCATCTGGGGATCGAACCATTACAATATTTTGTTTTTACTCGGTGTTCTCCTATTCCTATTTACTTTTTCATTGAATGCAGTTACTGAACTTTACGTTAAGAAACGACTCATGAGAAAATTCCAAGGTTCCTAA
- a CDS encoding phosphate ABC transporter substrate-binding protein → MKNITLKVLLLTTALITSSVVAQDKKTITIKGSDTMVILVQKWAEAYPDKKVQFQVTGGGSGTGIAALINGTTDICSSSRPLKPQEIQQLKEKYNSNGVEIKVAVDGLSVYVNKHNSISKLTLGQIRDIFTGKVKNWKDVGGEDHKIILYSRENNSGTYEYFKEHVLEKKDFDPASQHMVGTAALVNAVGKDKWGIGYGGAAYASDVKDIAVSIDEKSKPELPTEANILSNKYPISRYLYFYLREVPKDDTKKFVDWVIGKEGQKVVHDVGYFPLKKK, encoded by the coding sequence ATGAAAAATATAACCCTAAAAGTCCTTTTGCTTACTACCGCGCTAATTACCAGCTCCGTAGTCGCACAAGATAAAAAAACAATCACTATCAAAGGTTCCGATACCATGGTCATCCTGGTCCAAAAATGGGCGGAAGCATATCCTGATAAAAAAGTACAATTTCAAGTCACTGGCGGCGGATCCGGAACCGGAATCGCAGCTTTAATCAACGGAACAACCGATATATGCTCCTCATCCAGACCTCTAAAACCGCAAGAGATTCAACAGTTAAAGGAAAAATACAATTCGAACGGGGTCGAAATCAAGGTTGCCGTCGATGGACTTTCCGTTTATGTGAACAAACATAATTCTATTTCAAAGTTAACTCTCGGACAAATCAGGGACATTTTCACCGGTAAAGTCAAGAACTGGAAAGATGTAGGCGGAGAAGATCATAAGATCATTCTATACAGCCGTGAAAATAATTCCGGAACTTACGAGTATTTCAAAGAGCATGTTTTGGAGAAAAAGGATTTCGATCCTGCATCCCAGCACATGGTCGGAACCGCCGCCTTAGTCAACGCAGTCGGTAAGGATAAATGGGGAATCGGTTATGGCGGAGCGGCTTATGCTTCCGACGTAAAGGATATCGCCGTTTCCATCGATGAAAAAAGTAAGCCCGAACTTCCGACCGAGGCAAATATTCTCTCGAACAAATACCCTATCTCCAGATACCTATACTTTTACCTAAGAGAAGTCCCGAAAGACGACACTAAAAAGTTCGTCGATTGGGTAATCGGGAAAGAAGGCCAAAAAGTCGTCCATGACGTAGGCTATTTTCCTTTAAAGAAAAAGTAA
- a CDS encoding LA_3150 family lipoprotein, which produces MKFLKLAVFALATSFSINCHSHQEDTSSLLLALAGAQTADGKNSIVIFDTTDGISFTGKCYDSFTVGGPTGVSGPAISPTAYFNIALGGTAANNDFHKQNTSSSTCASGTTNLGFTGGGVPAIGSSFAFKAYYCDPNYSACKSAQWKAAGF; this is translated from the coding sequence ATGAAATTTCTTAAATTAGCGGTATTCGCTCTGGCAACATCCTTCTCCATAAACTGCCATAGCCATCAAGAAGATACAAGCTCCCTATTATTGGCGTTAGCGGGAGCTCAAACTGCGGACGGAAAGAATTCGATCGTTATTTTCGATACGACCGACGGAATCTCCTTCACCGGAAAATGCTATGACTCGTTCACTGTAGGCGGTCCGACCGGGGTAAGTGGACCGGCGATTTCTCCTACTGCTTACTTCAATATAGCATTGGGTGGAACTGCCGCAAATAACGACTTCCATAAACAGAACACGAGTTCAAGCACCTGCGCCTCCGGGACGACCAATTTAGGTTTCACCGGCGGCGGAGTTCCCGCAATCGGATCAAGTTTCGCATTTAAAGCGTATTACTGTGATCCGAACTATTCCGCCTGCAAATCGGCGCAATGGAAAGCGGCAGGCTTTTAA
- a CDS encoding sulfite exporter TauE/SafE family protein, which produces MKFILIFIIGSMAGLLGGLVGIGGGILIVPALVFGLGFTQKLAQGTTLAAMIPPIGIAAAYVYYKAGDVDTTSAFWIALGFIAGGYFGANIAESISSQLLERIFGGCMILIGIYMIYRS; this is translated from the coding sequence ATGAAATTCATTTTAATTTTTATCATAGGATCTATGGCCGGTCTCTTGGGGGGATTGGTAGGTATTGGCGGCGGGATTTTAATCGTTCCGGCTTTGGTTTTCGGCTTGGGCTTCACACAGAAATTAGCGCAAGGAACTACTTTAGCCGCCATGATACCTCCGATCGGAATTGCAGCCGCATACGTGTATTATAAAGCCGGTGATGTAGATACGACGTCAGCATTCTGGATAGCTCTGGGTTTTATAGCGGGCGGGTATTTCGGCGCAAATATAGCCGAAAGTATAAGCTCCCAACTCTTGGAAAGGATTTTCGGAGGTTGTATGATCCTTATCGGAATCTATATGATTTATAGAAGCTGA
- a CDS encoding DUF302 domain-containing protein, which translates to MKYIIETEKSVQKASEDLQDAVTKMKYGVLHIHNLQETMRKKGVELPNECRIFEICNPQKANEVLSHDMELNLVLPCRVSVYSEKGKTKIGMIKPTALLGFLSNSSHLAEVARQVETDLIKMIDSSK; encoded by the coding sequence ATGAAATATATCATAGAAACCGAGAAGTCCGTTCAAAAGGCGTCTGAAGATCTGCAGGATGCGGTGACAAAGATGAAATATGGCGTTTTACATATTCATAATTTACAGGAAACTATGAGGAAGAAAGGTGTGGAATTGCCGAATGAATGCCGAATATTCGAAATCTGCAATCCCCAGAAAGCCAATGAAGTATTAAGTCACGATATGGAGTTGAATTTGGTGCTTCCTTGTAGGGTTTCGGTCTATTCGGAAAAAGGAAAAACGAAGATCGGAATGATCAAGCCTACGGCTCTTTTGGGATTCTTATCGAACTCCTCGCATCTTGCGGAAGTTGCTAGGCAGGTCGAAACGGATTTGATAAAGATGATCGATTCTTCGAAGTAG
- a CDS encoding c-type cytochrome, with protein MKKIGKGIGVFVGGILAILLISFGFVYLLSSNRMQKRYSAATGSEQFTIPTDPASIEEGKRLYFSRGCVDCHGKNLAGNIFVDDPAIGRFAGSNLTRETNTFGFARAIRRGIGVDGRSLIFMPSTDYSGLSDEDTGRIISFIKSQPKVDQPSIRQNVGPIGRLLFVLGKLPILVAAELISDENKAPERVHPAVSIEYGHYISESCTGCHGSDLSGGPIPGAPPEWPPAQSITGKALSKWNEQQFIQAIKTGKRPDGSTMKAPMPWENFAYMNDTELKALWLYLKSTPSN; from the coding sequence ATGAAGAAGATCGGAAAGGGGATAGGAGTATTCGTAGGTGGGATTTTGGCAATCCTACTCATCTCATTCGGATTTGTGTATTTATTAAGTTCGAATAGAATGCAGAAAAGATATTCCGCCGCGACGGGAAGTGAACAATTCACGATACCTACCGATCCGGCAAGTATCGAAGAGGGAAAACGGCTCTATTTTTCACGCGGTTGCGTTGATTGCCACGGAAAAAATCTGGCCGGAAATATCTTCGTGGACGATCCGGCGATCGGACGATTTGCAGGATCTAATCTGACTCGAGAAACGAATACATTCGGATTTGCTCGCGCAATTCGAAGAGGAATCGGAGTAGACGGTCGATCGCTTATCTTTATGCCTTCGACGGATTACAGTGGATTAAGCGACGAGGATACCGGACGTATCATTTCTTTTATCAAAAGCCAACCTAAAGTGGATCAACCTTCCATTCGACAAAATGTAGGGCCGATCGGCAGACTCCTCTTCGTTCTCGGTAAACTTCCTATTTTAGTGGCGGCTGAACTGATTTCGGACGAGAACAAAGCGCCGGAGCGGGTTCACCCTGCGGTTTCGATCGAATACGGACATTATATTTCCGAATCCTGTACCGGCTGTCACGGCTCAGATCTTTCCGGCGGTCCTATTCCCGGCGCGCCTCCGGAATGGCCGCCCGCGCAGAGTATCACCGGCAAAGCATTAAGTAAATGGAATGAACAACAATTCATTCAAGCTATCAAAACTGGCAAAAGACCCGACGGTTCGACTATGAAAGCTCCGATGCCTTGGGAAAATTTCGCTTACATGAACGATACGGAACTGAAAGCGCTTTGGTTGTATTTGAAATCCACCCCCTCGAATTGA
- a CDS encoding TetR/AcrR family transcriptional regulator, which yields MNHKIIENSLALFLARGFHKVNMDEIAEAAGISKRTLYRYFPSKEELVTATLEHFKTQVRAKFMLVLSQKELPPLHRFRQILTQVARELSKVSQSLMIDLQRERSDIFAQMVEFRTANIRSLIGLLKEAQEKNELTLDLDIPFAIDMLLASINTLLVPEYLISHNYSFDSGLERITQIFLEGIKIRKNTYSSKRRKK from the coding sequence ATGAATCATAAAATTATTGAAAATAGCTTAGCTTTGTTTTTAGCGCGAGGATTTCATAAGGTGAATATGGATGAAATCGCTGAAGCCGCAGGGATAAGTAAACGAACATTGTATCGCTATTTCCCTTCTAAGGAAGAATTAGTGACTGCGACGCTTGAGCATTTTAAAACGCAAGTGCGTGCGAAATTCATGCTCGTTCTTTCTCAAAAGGAACTCCCACCTCTCCATCGATTCCGACAAATTCTAACTCAAGTTGCCCGTGAACTTTCCAAAGTTTCTCAAAGCTTGATGATCGATCTACAGCGAGAAAGATCCGATATATTCGCTCAGATGGTGGAGTTTCGGACCGCGAATATCAGAAGCCTGATCGGTCTATTAAAAGAAGCTCAAGAAAAGAATGAACTCACTCTCGATCTGGATATTCCGTTCGCAATCGATATGTTACTAGCCTCGATTAATACGTTGCTCGTTCCGGAATATCTCATCTCTCATAACTATTCCTTCGATTCGGGACTCGAGAGAATTACTCAAATTTTCCTTGAAGGAATTAAAATCAGGAAAAACACGTATTCGTCTAAAAGGAGAAAAAAATGA